The following are from one region of the Bradyrhizobium sediminis genome:
- a CDS encoding TRAP transporter permease, with amino-acid sequence MAADNPTPGKTSPNDDVVAVSEEALHKAESFIEAEEGAANRLMGWAGWISTAIAVVMSLFHLYAAYAIVPTQELRYTHVAFTLVLSFLLFPLATRFRNRVRWWDVVPGIFAVLTIAYALWGGEDFTDRATMPDRWDVIIGIVFIILLLEATRRTTGAIMPVVSLLFIAYAMLGPHLPAPWTHRGYDLPRLVGHLFITLEGIFGVAVDVSATLIILFTIYGAFLQQSGAGKFFIDFSLALMGGKPNSAGRTVVLSSFLLGGPSGSGVATTVMIGTVAYPMLAKAGFEKNAAGGLLAAGGLGAILSPPVLGAAAFLIAEFLKISYLDVIWMATIPTCLYYLSLLIMVELDARKFGAKDVTFVPDMTLGQMTKRYGFHFISLIAVVVFMVIGYSPTLSVFYATAVTFALSFLRRETALVPKRLVKALADGSIGALNAATTCACAGIVVGVVTLTGLGLKFSSIVIAYAGGSLLLTAIYTALIVWIIGLAVPVTASYIICAVIAAPALIKLGVPDYAAHMFIFYYAVLSEVSPPTALSPFAAAAITGGDPYRTTLQSWKYTLPAFLVPFVFVLDPQGVGLLLAIPKGGSWVDVLEITIKTTLGLVALAAVAQNWGLRQNTPTERGLLLLSGLLLVFPSLIEAIIESVIGRDISYTYVPGLIIGLGVLLWQFRTPAPKRPALTI; translated from the coding sequence ATGGCCGCAGACAATCCGACACCGGGCAAGACATCGCCCAATGACGACGTCGTCGCCGTTTCCGAAGAGGCCCTGCACAAGGCCGAGTCGTTCATCGAGGCCGAAGAGGGCGCAGCCAACCGGCTGATGGGCTGGGCCGGGTGGATCTCGACCGCCATCGCCGTGGTCATGAGCCTGTTCCACCTCTACGCCGCCTACGCGATCGTTCCGACCCAGGAACTGCGCTACACCCACGTCGCCTTCACGCTGGTGCTGAGCTTCCTGCTGTTTCCGCTGGCGACGCGGTTTCGCAACCGGGTGCGCTGGTGGGATGTGGTGCCCGGCATCTTCGCGGTCCTGACCATCGCCTACGCGCTGTGGGGCGGCGAGGACTTTACCGACCGCGCCACCATGCCCGACCGCTGGGACGTCATCATCGGCATCGTGTTCATCATCCTGCTGCTGGAGGCGACCCGCCGCACCACCGGGGCGATCATGCCCGTGGTGTCGCTACTGTTCATTGCCTATGCGATGCTCGGCCCGCATCTGCCGGCGCCGTGGACGCATCGCGGCTACGACCTGCCGCGGCTGGTCGGTCACCTCTTCATCACCCTGGAAGGCATTTTCGGCGTCGCAGTCGACGTGTCGGCGACGCTGATCATCCTGTTCACGATCTACGGCGCGTTCCTGCAGCAATCCGGCGCCGGCAAGTTCTTCATCGATTTCTCGCTGGCGCTGATGGGCGGCAAGCCGAACAGCGCCGGGCGTACCGTGGTGCTGTCGTCGTTCCTGTTGGGCGGACCGTCGGGATCCGGCGTCGCCACCACCGTGATGATCGGCACCGTGGCCTATCCGATGCTGGCCAAGGCCGGCTTCGAGAAGAACGCCGCCGGCGGATTGCTGGCGGCCGGCGGGCTCGGCGCCATCCTGTCGCCGCCGGTGCTGGGCGCGGCCGCCTTCCTGATCGCCGAGTTCCTCAAGATCAGCTACCTCGACGTGATCTGGATGGCGACGATTCCGACCTGTCTCTATTACCTGTCGCTATTGATCATGGTCGAACTGGACGCCCGCAAGTTCGGCGCCAAGGATGTCACCTTCGTTCCCGACATGACGCTCGGCCAGATGACGAAGCGTTACGGCTTCCATTTCATCTCGCTGATCGCCGTGGTGGTGTTCATGGTGATCGGCTACTCGCCGACGCTGTCGGTGTTTTACGCCACGGCGGTCACCTTCGCGCTGAGTTTCCTGCGCAGGGAGACGGCGCTGGTGCCGAAGCGACTGGTGAAGGCGCTCGCCGACGGCTCGATCGGCGCGCTGAACGCCGCCACCACCTGCGCCTGCGCCGGCATCGTCGTCGGTGTCGTGACCCTGACCGGCCTCGGGCTCAAATTCTCGTCGATCGTGATCGCCTATGCCGGCGGCAGCCTGCTGCTGACCGCGATCTATACCGCGCTGATCGTGTGGATCATCGGTCTCGCGGTGCCGGTGACCGCGTCCTACATCATCTGCGCCGTGATCGCCGCACCCGCGCTGATCAAGCTCGGCGTGCCCGATTACGCCGCCCACATGTTCATCTTCTATTACGCCGTGCTGTCGGAGGTGTCGCCGCCGACGGCGCTGTCGCCGTTCGCAGCCGCCGCCATCACTGGCGGCGATCCCTACCGCACCACGCTGCAGTCGTGGAAATACACGCTGCCGGCGTTCCTGGTGCCGTTCGTGTTCGTGCTCGATCCGCAGGGCGTCGGCCTCTTGCTCGCGATCCCGAAGGGCGGATCATGGGTCGACGTGCTCGAGATCACGATCAAGACAACATTGGGGCTGGTGGCGCTCGCCGCGGTTGCCCAGAACTGGGGCTTGCGACAAAATACGCCGACCGAACGCGGCCTGCTTCTGCTATCGGGGCTGCTGCTGGTGTTTCCGAGCCTGATCGAGGCAATCATCGAATCGGTCATCGGACGCGACATCAGCTACACCTACGTGCCGGGGCTGATCATCGGCCTCGGCGTACTGCTGTGGCAGTTCAGGACGCCGGCGCCAAAACGACCGGCCCTTACGATTTAA
- a CDS encoding SDR family NAD(P)-dependent oxidoreductase has product MDRLKGKTAMVVGAGSIGPGWGNGKATAVTFAREGAQVFCVDRNGKAAQETVDIITSEGGKASAFAADVSRAAEVEAMVAACLKAYGRIDVLDNNVGIAEMGSVVDVSEADWDRVFAVNLKSAYLAMKHVIPVMAKQGGGSIINISSIASIRHTGVSYVTYATTKAAMNQMTRTTAVEFAPQRIRVNAILPGLMKTPMVEHSAGLAASYAKGDVEAMWRARDAQVPMGHMGEAWDVANAALFLASDESKYVTGIELVVDGGITLKLS; this is encoded by the coding sequence ATGGATCGACTCAAGGGCAAGACAGCGATGGTGGTCGGCGCCGGTTCGATCGGGCCGGGCTGGGGCAACGGCAAGGCGACCGCGGTGACCTTTGCGCGCGAGGGCGCACAGGTGTTTTGCGTCGACCGCAACGGCAAGGCGGCGCAGGAAACCGTCGACATCATCACGTCCGAAGGCGGCAAGGCCAGCGCCTTCGCCGCCGACGTGTCGCGTGCCGCCGAAGTCGAGGCGATGGTGGCGGCCTGCCTCAAGGCCTATGGCCGCATCGACGTGCTCGACAACAATGTCGGCATCGCCGAGATGGGAAGCGTGGTCGACGTCTCCGAAGCGGACTGGGACCGCGTGTTCGCGGTCAATCTGAAAAGCGCCTACCTCGCCATGAAGCACGTCATTCCCGTGATGGCGAAGCAGGGCGGCGGCTCGATCATCAACATCTCGTCGATCGCCTCGATCCGCCATACCGGCGTGTCCTACGTCACCTATGCCACCACCAAGGCCGCGATGAATCAGATGACGCGTACCACCGCGGTCGAATTCGCGCCGCAGCGCATCCGGGTCAATGCGATCCTGCCGGGCTTGATGAAGACGCCGATGGTCGAGCACTCCGCCGGGCTGGCCGCCAGTTACGCCAAGGGCGACGTCGAGGCGATGTGGCGCGCCCGCGACGCCCAGGTGCCGATGGGGCACATGGGCGAAGCCTGGGACGTCGCCAACGCCGCGCTATTCCTCGCCTCCGACGAATCGAAATACGTCACCGGCATCGAGCTGGTGGTCGATGGCGGGATCACGCTGAAGCTGAGTTGA
- a CDS encoding PaaI family thioesterase, whose amino-acid sequence MTDKTAAKLKSDGWTVVETSGFLHLIGPLWQRVVDGGHEYALATQDKHHNRRGLVQGGVIMTFADRTCGMTARYVSGKPTLATVQLDTHFVEAGKIGEILISKPHVVRSTRSLIFITTEVTVDKRCIAMASGVFKILKNET is encoded by the coding sequence ATGACTGACAAGACAGCCGCAAAACTCAAATCGGACGGCTGGACCGTCGTCGAAACCTCCGGCTTCCTGCATCTGATCGGACCGCTGTGGCAGCGCGTGGTCGACGGCGGGCACGAATACGCGCTCGCCACGCAGGACAAGCACCACAACCGCCGCGGCCTGGTGCAGGGCGGGGTGATCATGACGTTCGCCGACCGCACCTGCGGCATGACGGCACGCTACGTCTCCGGCAAGCCGACGCTCGCCACCGTGCAGCTCGACACCCATTTCGTCGAGGCCGGCAAGATCGGCGAGATCCTGATATCGAAGCCGCATGTGGTGCGCTCCACCCGCAGTTTGATCTTCATCACCACCGAGGTGACGGTCGACAAACGCTGTATCGCCATGGCCAGCGGCGTGTTTAAGATATTGAAGAACGAGACGTAG
- a CDS encoding NUDIX hydrolase: protein MSRPFDDATRRNIAERCAAFVRLPEAEPVPALKRAAVAVALTGADASGGTAVLLTLRASGLRAHSNQWALPGGRCDAGETPAEAALRELHEELGLELGAGDVLGLLDDYPTRSGYLITPVVVWAASGAAISPNPDEVASVHRIALADIEHQDAFSFTTIPESTRRVIRFHHEGDFIHAPTAALIYQFREVLAGRDTRVAELEQPVFAWK from the coding sequence ATGAGCAGGCCATTCGACGATGCCACAAGGCGGAATATCGCAGAGCGCTGCGCGGCGTTCGTGCGCTTGCCGGAGGCCGAGCCCGTGCCGGCGCTGAAGCGGGCTGCGGTCGCCGTCGCGCTCACCGGCGCCGATGCGTCCGGCGGAACGGCTGTTCTGTTGACCCTGCGCGCCTCGGGCCTGCGCGCCCACAGCAATCAATGGGCGCTGCCGGGCGGACGTTGCGACGCGGGCGAGACGCCGGCGGAGGCTGCGCTGCGCGAGCTGCACGAGGAGCTCGGCCTTGAACTCGGCGCCGGCGACGTGCTCGGCCTATTAGACGATTATCCGACCCGGTCCGGCTATCTCATTACGCCGGTCGTGGTGTGGGCGGCGTCCGGCGCGGCGATCTCGCCGAACCCCGATGAGGTCGCTTCGGTGCATCGCATTGCGCTGGCCGATATCGAGCACCAAGACGCCTTCAGCTTCACCACGATTCCGGAGAGCACGCGGCGCGTGATCCGGTTTCACCACGAAGGCGACTTCATCCACGCGCCGACGGCGGCCTTGATCTACCAGTTCCGCGAAGTGCTGGCAGGGCGGGACACCCGCGTCGCCGAGCTGGAACAGCCGGTGTTCGCCTGGAAGTGA
- a CDS encoding TAXI family TRAP transporter solute-binding subunit, which yields MTRARKTAAILAVTLTAGLALAGMVHAQQKTMSIGTGGTGGVYYPLGGAVANVLSKNLPNVQATAEVTGGSVDNLKLIASGQSEMAFTMADAALDALQGQDKFKSGKVPLQALLVVYPNRMHVVTVEGTGIEKMADLKGKRVSTGSPGSATEVMAFRVIEAAGLDKDKDMKRERLGVAESVNAVKDRKIDAFFWVGGIPTAAVTDLAATPGMKLKLIDHSDTAEKMNAKYGKLYTASKIKAGSYPGLDKDNAITEVWNLIVTGDKMSNDDAYAIVKTLVEKKADIVAVHKEALSFSLDNQVQERSPIPFHPGALKYFKEKGIGG from the coding sequence ATGACAAGAGCAAGAAAGACCGCAGCGATACTGGCTGTCACCCTCACGGCGGGGCTGGCACTCGCCGGAATGGTTCATGCCCAGCAGAAGACCATGTCGATCGGCACCGGCGGCACCGGCGGCGTCTATTATCCGCTCGGCGGCGCCGTCGCCAACGTGCTGTCGAAGAACCTGCCGAACGTGCAGGCCACCGCGGAGGTCACCGGCGGCTCGGTCGACAATCTCAAGCTGATCGCGTCGGGTCAGAGCGAGATGGCGTTCACGATGGCCGATGCCGCACTCGATGCCCTGCAGGGCCAGGACAAGTTCAAGAGCGGCAAGGTGCCGCTGCAAGCGCTGCTCGTGGTCTATCCGAACCGTATGCACGTGGTGACGGTCGAAGGCACCGGCATTGAAAAGATGGCCGACCTCAAGGGCAAGCGCGTCTCCACGGGATCGCCGGGCAGCGCCACCGAAGTGATGGCGTTTCGCGTCATCGAGGCTGCCGGCCTCGACAAGGACAAGGACATGAAGCGCGAACGGCTCGGCGTCGCCGAATCCGTCAATGCCGTCAAGGATCGCAAGATCGACGCCTTCTTCTGGGTCGGCGGCATTCCTACCGCGGCGGTGACCGACCTCGCGGCAACGCCCGGCATGAAATTGAAGCTGATCGACCACAGCGACACGGCCGAGAAGATGAACGCCAAATACGGCAAGCTCTATACCGCCAGCAAGATCAAGGCCGGCTCGTATCCGGGCCTCGACAAGGACAACGCCATTACCGAGGTCTGGAATCTGATCGTGACCGGCGACAAGATGAGCAATGACGACGCCTACGCCATCGTCAAGACGCTGGTGGAGAAGAAGGCCGACATCGTCGCCGTGCACAAGGAAGCCCTGAGCTTCTCGCTCGACAACCAGGTGCAGGAGCGTTCGCCGATCCCGTTCCATCCCGGCGCGCTGAAGTACTTCAAGGAAAAGGGCATCGGCGGCTAG
- a CDS encoding aldo/keto reductase — protein MQYRPLGRSGLKISPICLGTMMFGGPTDEATSVRIVAKAREAGVNFIDTADAYSKGGSEQVVGRAISNSRHNWILATKLANSMGDDPNRGGLSRRWVLQAADESLQRLGTDYIDIYYLHKEDHSTPLQETVRAIGELIRQGKVRYFGLSNYRAWRVAEICNICDDLGIDRPVVSQPYYNAMNRMPEVEHFPACHYYGLGIVPYSPLARGVLTGKYAPNAAPGKDTRAGRNDKRMMQTEWRPESLQLAQEIKRHAEARGITAGQFAVSWVLNSSFVSAVIAGPRTEEQWDDYIRALDYRFTAEDEALIDRLVTSGHPSTPGFNDPAYPIEGRRARTGATPG, from the coding sequence ATGCAATACCGCCCTCTCGGCCGCAGCGGCCTGAAGATTTCGCCGATCTGCCTGGGCACCATGATGTTCGGCGGCCCGACCGACGAGGCCACCTCGGTGCGGATCGTGGCGAAAGCGCGCGAGGCCGGCGTCAACTTCATCGATACCGCGGACGCCTATTCGAAGGGCGGTTCGGAGCAGGTGGTCGGCCGCGCCATTTCCAACAGCCGGCACAACTGGATCCTCGCGACCAAGCTCGCCAATTCCATGGGCGACGATCCCAACCGCGGCGGGCTGTCGCGGCGCTGGGTGCTGCAGGCGGCGGACGAAAGCCTGCAGCGGCTCGGCACCGACTACATCGACATCTATTACCTGCACAAGGAAGACCATTCGACACCGCTGCAAGAGACCGTGCGCGCGATCGGCGAGCTGATCCGGCAGGGCAAGGTGCGCTATTTCGGCCTCTCGAATTATCGCGCCTGGCGGGTCGCCGAGATCTGCAACATCTGCGACGATCTCGGCATCGACCGCCCGGTGGTCAGCCAGCCCTATTACAACGCGATGAACCGCATGCCCGAGGTCGAGCATTTCCCGGCCTGCCATTATTACGGCCTCGGCATCGTGCCCTACAGCCCGCTGGCGCGCGGCGTGCTGACCGGCAAATACGCGCCCAATGCCGCGCCCGGCAAGGACACCCGCGCGGGGCGCAACGACAAGCGCATGATGCAGACCGAATGGCGGCCGGAATCGCTGCAGCTGGCGCAGGAAATCAAACGGCATGCCGAAGCGAGAGGCATCACCGCCGGACAATTCGCGGTGTCATGGGTGCTGAACTCGTCCTTCGTCAGCGCCGTGATCGCCGGTCCCCGCACCGAGGAGCAATGGGACGATTACATCCGCGCGCTCGACTATCGCTTCACCGCCGAGGACGAGGCGCTGATCGACCGGCTGGTCACGAGCGGCCATCCCTCGACGCCGGGGTTCAACGATCCGGCCTATCCGATCGAGGGGCGGCGGGCGCGGACGGGAGCGACGCCGGGCTGA
- a CDS encoding TRAP transporter permease, translating to MLQAEGAGKPVKVAFDNFEHGIPEGFGPRGWGRLAYAIGIAFAVFQLYVAAFSYLPSQVVRGVHVGFLLLLTFGLIANFTARSDLGRAAGWLTGAAGFLCGLYQWIFYADLIARDGDPTRLDLAVGTLLAVLIFEGARRLMGLALPLMCSASLLYWFFGQYLPAPFNHRGYDFDQVITHLSYGTEGFYGVPIYVSATYIFLFILFGSFLERAGMIQLFTDVSLGLFGGTRGGPAKVAVFASGMMGTISGSGVANVVTVGQFTIPLMIRFGYRRAFAAGVEATASMGGQIMPPVMGAVAFIMAETLGVEYSVIVRAAVIPAVLYFASAFWMVHLEAGKHGLVGMNKSEIPSAWKALVARWYLVLPLAALVYMLFEGFTPLYAGSMGLALTVALILGASITLGFSSNALRYVFWIGLSLVVGAASRDGLEIIPIAGVVGALVLVTSFARGGRATLRACRDSLADSAKSALTVGMACAIVGTIIGMMTQTGVGAIFGGWIIGLGAKSLFLALVMTMLLSILLGTGIPTIPTYIITAALAAPALAKLGVPLIVSHMFAFYYGIMADLSPPVALAALAAAPIARENPDKIGWEAMRIALAGYVIPFIFVYSPALMLQAGDPMEAQLGFHGAVALATFKALVAIGLFGIVAIGFLFARLTIAERVVASVAALCLLGEFPFSDTIGFTVTLAIVLWQWRQRSRSAVAAA from the coding sequence ATGCTGCAGGCTGAGGGCGCCGGGAAGCCGGTCAAGGTCGCATTCGACAATTTCGAGCACGGGATTCCCGAGGGCTTCGGTCCGCGCGGCTGGGGACGCCTCGCCTATGCCATCGGCATCGCCTTTGCGGTGTTCCAGCTTTACGTCGCCGCCTTCAGTTATCTGCCGAGCCAGGTGGTGCGCGGCGTTCATGTCGGCTTCCTGCTGCTCCTGACCTTCGGTCTGATCGCCAATTTCACCGCCAGAAGCGATCTCGGCCGCGCCGCCGGCTGGCTGACCGGCGCCGCCGGGTTTCTCTGCGGGCTCTACCAGTGGATCTTCTACGCCGACCTGATCGCGCGCGACGGCGATCCGACGCGGCTCGATCTCGCGGTCGGCACGCTGCTGGCGGTCCTGATTTTCGAGGGCGCGCGGCGGCTGATGGGGCTGGCGCTGCCTTTGATGTGCAGCGCCTCTCTGCTCTACTGGTTCTTCGGCCAGTATCTGCCCGCGCCGTTCAACCATCGCGGCTATGATTTCGACCAGGTCATTACGCACCTGTCCTACGGCACCGAAGGGTTTTACGGCGTCCCGATCTACGTTTCGGCGACCTACATCTTCCTGTTCATCCTGTTCGGCTCGTTCCTCGAGCGGGCCGGCATGATCCAGCTGTTCACCGACGTCTCGCTCGGCCTGTTCGGCGGCACCCGCGGCGGGCCGGCCAAGGTCGCGGTGTTCGCCTCGGGCATGATGGGCACGATCTCCGGCTCCGGCGTCGCCAATGTCGTCACCGTCGGCCAGTTCACGATCCCGCTGATGATCAGGTTCGGCTATCGCCGCGCCTTTGCCGCCGGTGTCGAGGCCACCGCCTCGATGGGCGGACAGATCATGCCGCCGGTGATGGGCGCCGTCGCCTTCATCATGGCGGAGACGCTCGGCGTCGAATATTCCGTCATCGTCAGGGCCGCGGTGATTCCGGCAGTGCTCTATTTCGCTTCCGCGTTCTGGATGGTGCATCTCGAGGCCGGCAAGCACGGCCTCGTCGGCATGAACAAATCGGAAATCCCGAGTGCCTGGAAGGCGCTGGTGGCGCGCTGGTACCTGGTGCTGCCGCTGGCGGCGCTGGTCTACATGCTGTTCGAGGGTTTCACGCCGCTCTATGCCGGCAGCATGGGGCTGGCGCTGACGGTGGCGCTGATTCTCGGCGCCAGCATCACGCTCGGTTTCTCCAGCAACGCGCTGCGCTATGTGTTCTGGATCGGGCTCTCGCTGGTGGTAGGCGCGGCGTCGCGCGACGGCCTCGAGATCATTCCGATCGCCGGCGTCGTCGGCGCACTGGTGCTTGTCACCTCGTTTGCACGCGGCGGCCGGGCGACGCTGCGGGCCTGCCGGGATTCGCTCGCCGACAGCGCCAAATCGGCACTCACCGTCGGCATGGCCTGCGCCATCGTCGGCACCATCATCGGCATGATGACACAGACCGGCGTCGGCGCCATCTTCGGCGGCTGGATCATCGGCCTCGGCGCCAAGAGCCTGTTCCTCGCGCTGGTCATGACGATGTTGCTGTCGATCCTGCTCGGCACCGGCATCCCGACCATTCCGACCTACATCATCACCGCGGCTCTCGCAGCACCTGCATTGGCCAAACTCGGCGTGCCCTTGATCGTCAGCCACATGTTCGCATTCTATTACGGCATCATGGCCGACCTCTCGCCGCCGGTGGCGCTGGCCGCGCTGGCGGCAGCGCCGATCGCCCGGGAAAACCCCGACAAGATCGGCTGGGAGGCGATGCGCATCGCGCTGGCCGGTTATGTCATTCCCTTCATCTTCGTCTATTCGCCGGCGCTGATGCTGCAGGCCGGCGATCCGATGGAAGCCCAGCTCGGCTTCCACGGCGCGGTGGCGCTCGCCACCTTCAAGGCGCTGGTCGCTATCGGCCTGTTCGGCATCGTCGCGATCGGCTTCCTGTTCGCCCGCCTGACGATCGCCGAACGCGTGGTCGCCTCGGTGGCGGCGCTCTGCCTGCTCGGCGAGTTTCCTTTCAGCGATACCATCGGCTTTACGGTGACGCTCGCCATCGTGCTCTGGCAGTGGCGGCAGCGCTCGCGCAGCGCGGTGGCGGCGGCTTGA
- a CDS encoding TAXI family TRAP transporter solute-binding subunit yields MKSKLIAAAVAFAATLSAPAAHAQQFINVLTGGTSGVYYPLGVAIGKIYGDKIPGVKTQVQATKASVENLVLLQQGRGEIAFTLGDSLKAAWDGDAEAGFKSKLDKLRTIGAIYPNYIQIVATADSGIKTLADLKGKSLSVGAPKSGTELNSRAILGAAGMSYKDMGKIEYLPFAESVDLMKNRQLSATLQSAGLGVASLKDLSTSTEITVVSVPRAVVDKIGPPFVAVNIPANTYNGQDKDVPTAAVINYLVTSSAVSDDLAYQMTKLVFESLPELANAHAAGKEIKLATAAAGSPVPLHPGAVRYYKEKGLIK; encoded by the coding sequence ATGAAGTCGAAGCTCATTGCGGCCGCTGTTGCCTTCGCGGCGACCCTGTCGGCCCCGGCCGCCCATGCCCAGCAATTCATCAATGTGCTGACCGGCGGCACCTCGGGCGTATATTATCCGCTCGGCGTCGCCATCGGAAAAATCTACGGCGACAAGATTCCCGGTGTGAAGACCCAGGTGCAGGCCACCAAGGCGTCGGTGGAGAATCTGGTGCTGCTGCAGCAGGGCCGCGGCGAGATCGCGTTTACGCTCGGCGATTCGCTGAAGGCCGCATGGGATGGCGACGCGGAGGCCGGCTTCAAGTCCAAGCTCGACAAGCTGCGCACCATCGGGGCGATCTATCCGAACTATATCCAGATCGTCGCCACCGCCGACAGCGGCATCAAAACGCTGGCCGACCTCAAGGGCAAGAGCCTCTCGGTCGGCGCGCCCAAATCGGGCACCGAGCTCAATTCGCGCGCCATCCTCGGCGCCGCCGGGATGAGCTACAAGGATATGGGCAAGATCGAATACCTGCCGTTCGCGGAATCCGTCGACCTGATGAAGAACCGGCAGTTGAGTGCAACGCTGCAATCGGCCGGTCTCGGGGTAGCCTCTCTGAAGGATCTCTCGACCTCGACCGAGATCACCGTGGTGTCGGTTCCCAGGGCGGTGGTCGACAAGATCGGCCCGCCGTTCGTCGCCGTGAACATTCCCGCCAATACCTATAACGGCCAGGACAAGGACGTCCCGACCGCGGCCGTGATCAACTATCTGGTGACCAGCTCCGCCGTCTCCGACGATCTCGCCTATCAGATGACCAAACTGGTTTTCGAGTCGTTGCCGGAACTGGCGAATGCGCACGCGGCCGGCAAGGAGATCAAGCTTGCGACCGCGGCAGCCGGCAGTCCGGTGCCGCTGCATCCGGGCGCGGTCCGCTATTACAAGGAAAAGGGCCTGATCAAGTAG
- a CDS encoding DUF1850 domain-containing protein: MAAALAQRGGGGLSLCLASAGVVKALSVAAFTLAWTHSIEKVEWQEDWRVTPRGLELTQARVKGSGAGMEPPPEARLVDGWFQWQPKPGAMPQVVLGNSGAAGEWRLCAGGNCRTLSEILGHPVGANVTTMKACSP; the protein is encoded by the coding sequence GTGGCGGCAGCGCTCGCGCAGCGCGGTGGCGGCGGCTTGAGCCTCTGCCTCGCCTCGGCCGGTGTCGTCAAGGCGCTGTCGGTAGCGGCTTTCACGCTTGCCTGGACCCACTCCATCGAAAAGGTCGAATGGCAGGAAGACTGGCGCGTCACCCCGCGGGGCCTCGAGCTGACGCAGGCGCGGGTGAAAGGCTCCGGCGCCGGCATGGAGCCGCCGCCGGAAGCGCGGCTGGTCGATGGCTGGTTTCAATGGCAGCCGAAACCCGGCGCCATGCCGCAAGTGGTGCTGGGCAATTCCGGCGCCGCCGGCGAATGGCGGCTGTGCGCGGGCGGCAATTGCCGGACGCTGTCGGAAATCCTCGGGCACCCGGTCGGGGCCAATGTCACGACAATGAAAGCATGTAGTCCGTAG
- a CDS encoding Bug family tripartite tricarboxylate transporter substrate binding protein, which yields MSIWNKSLCAAAAFGLAATFNLAHAQTFPNRVITLVIPFAPGGSTSIVGRVIADKMSEILGEKVVVDNRPGAGGTVGTKAVAKSDPDGYTIALGYTGTLAIGPSLYKNAGYDPRKDFAPIGLIGNAPNSLVVHPSFPAKSVAELIAYAKANPGKVNFGSAGAGTVSHITGEYFAASAGIKLIHIPYKGTGPALTDLLGGHIPMAFAPIPASHANISAGKLRALAVTSATRSSLLPEVPTIAESGLPGFDASLYYGLVAPAGTPRPVIDKLNAALQAALASADVKKQLGLDGTEITPGTPEDYAAFIDKDEKKWAGLVKASGVAQE from the coding sequence ATGTCGATCTGGAACAAATCGCTTTGCGCCGCCGCTGCGTTCGGCCTGGCTGCGACTTTCAACCTTGCCCACGCCCAGACTTTTCCGAACCGCGTCATCACGCTGGTGATCCCGTTTGCGCCCGGCGGCTCGACGTCGATCGTCGGCCGCGTGATCGCCGACAAGATGAGCGAAATCCTCGGCGAAAAGGTCGTGGTCGATAACCGCCCCGGCGCCGGCGGCACCGTCGGCACCAAGGCAGTGGCCAAGAGCGATCCCGACGGCTACACGATTGCACTGGGATATACCGGCACGCTGGCGATCGGACCGTCGCTGTACAAGAACGCGGGCTACGATCCGCGCAAGGATTTCGCGCCGATCGGCCTGATCGGCAACGCGCCCAATTCGCTGGTGGTGCATCCCTCGTTTCCCGCGAAGTCGGTCGCCGAGCTGATCGCCTATGCCAAGGCCAATCCCGGCAAGGTCAATTTCGGCTCCGCCGGCGCCGGCACGGTCAGCCACATCACCGGCGAATATTTCGCCGCCTCCGCCGGAATCAAGCTGATCCACATCCCCTACAAGGGAACCGGTCCGGCGCTGACCGACCTGTTGGGCGGACATATCCCGATGGCGTTCGCGCCGATCCCGGCCTCGCACGCCAACATCTCGGCGGGAAAGTTGCGGGCGCTGGCGGTGACCAGCGCGACGCGCTCCAGCCTGCTGCCGGAGGTGCCGACCATTGCCGAATCCGGCCTGCCCGGGTTCGACGCGTCGCTGTATTACGGCCTGGTGGCGCCGGCCGGCACGCCGCGGCCCGTGATCGACAAGCTCAATGCGGCCCTGCAGGCCGCGCTCGCCTCCGCCGACGTGAAGAAGCAATTGGGGCTGGACGGCACCGAGATCACGCCGGGCACGCCGGAAGACTATGCGGCCTTCATCGACAAGGACGAAAAGAAGTGGGCCGGCCTCGTCAAGGCCAGCGGCGTCGCGCAGGAGTGA